In one window of Erwinia tasmaniensis Et1/99 DNA:
- a CDS encoding CopG family ribbon-helix-helix protein — MTTSAKTRSVTAHVPVQLAEKVDLMAERLERSKNWIVKQALSAWIDQEEERSRLTREALDDVDAGRVIDHQAVQAWAESLSTDTPLPVPR; from the coding sequence ATGACAACCTCCGCAAAAACCCGATCCGTCACAGCTCACGTTCCGGTGCAACTGGCGGAAAAAGTCGATTTGATGGCTGAGCGTCTGGAGCGATCTAAGAACTGGATCGTCAAGCAAGCTCTCTCTGCCTGGATAGACCAGGAAGAAGAGCGTAGTCGCCTGACCCGTGAGGCCCTGGATGATGTTGACGCAGGACGCGTTATTGACCACCAAGCCGTCCAGGCCTGGGCTGAGAGTCTTAGCACCGACACTCCGTTGCCCGTGCCGCGCTGA
- a CDS encoding restriction endonuclease subunit S: protein MNVTVRLEEIAHVRLGMPFKTAINDLGVEGKCYLIQSKDIDIEGILRMEDLARVSPPVDPEKHYLQDGDILLRVRGPNFAAGVFTGSKTLPSVTSNQNAIIKCKENKVLPGYLHWYINSSLGQNYFHRMSEGTNITKLSLKILSDMEVKLPSLDIQSDIVKIKNNWEKQRDIHRRVVDNGNLLYLKVCFNLLREGD, encoded by the coding sequence ATGAATGTTACTGTTAGATTAGAAGAAATTGCGCATGTCCGTTTAGGAATGCCGTTTAAAACTGCAATAAATGATCTTGGCGTTGAAGGTAAGTGTTATTTAATTCAGTCAAAAGATATTGATATAGAGGGTATTTTACGTATGGAAGATCTTGCGAGGGTATCTCCTCCGGTCGATCCAGAAAAGCATTATCTTCAAGATGGGGACATTCTTCTACGCGTGCGAGGGCCAAATTTTGCAGCGGGAGTGTTTACGGGTTCAAAAACATTACCTAGTGTTACAAGTAATCAAAATGCAATAATAAAGTGCAAAGAGAATAAGGTATTGCCTGGTTATTTACACTGGTACATTAACTCATCATTAGGCCAAAATTATTTCCACAGGATGAGTGAAGGGACTAATATTACTAAGCTAAGTTTAAAAATCCTTTCTGATATGGAAGTTAAACTTCCATCTTTAGATATTCAATCTGATATTGTCAAAATAAAAAATAACTGGGAAAAACAAAGGGATATTCATAGGAGGGTTGTCGATAATGGCAATTTATTATATCTCAAAGTTTGCTTTAACTTGCTTAGAGAAGGTGATTAA
- a CDS encoding DUF2501 domain-containing protein, whose amino-acid sequence MKAATKMILALSLSGALFSGIANAANWQDQLSSAANALGQNANGSGTSATGTQGGASLASLAGLLNGGNKSLSANSMSNAAGVLQYCMKNNIVDNNVSSVKDQLLGKLGLADSLKQKQSTDYNQGLMGLLNTGNNQQVNLKSLGDSEMGKKVKTKACDLVLKQGQKFIS is encoded by the coding sequence ATGAAAGCAGCAACCAAGATGATCCTGGCCTTGTCCCTGTCCGGCGCGCTTTTTAGCGGTATCGCCAACGCCGCAAATTGGCAGGATCAGCTAAGCTCCGCTGCCAACGCGCTGGGGCAGAACGCGAACGGCAGCGGCACTTCGGCAACCGGCACCCAGGGCGGCGCATCCCTTGCCTCGCTGGCCGGGCTGCTCAACGGCGGTAACAAATCACTCAGCGCTAACAGCATGAGCAATGCGGCCGGCGTGCTGCAATACTGCATGAAGAATAATATCGTCGACAACAACGTGTCTTCGGTTAAAGACCAGCTGCTTGGCAAGCTGGGGCTGGCAGACTCATTAAAACAGAAGCAAAGTACCGACTACAATCAAGGTCTGATGGGCCTGCTGAATACCGGCAACAATCAGCAGGTTAACCTGAAGTCGCTGGGCGATAGCGAGATGGGCAAGAAGGTCAAAACCAAAGCCTGCGATCTGGTGCTGAAGCAGGGCCAGAAGTTTATCTCTTAA
- a CDS encoding type II toxin-antitoxin system RelE/ParE family toxin, whose translation MEFKWTSKALSDISRLYEFLASVNQPAAARTVQQLTTAPTTLLSNPRIGERLEEFAPRDVRRIHVGHYEMRYEIVESTIYMLRLWHTREDR comes from the coding sequence ATGGAATTTAAGTGGACAAGCAAGGCGCTTTCCGACATTAGCCGACTATACGAGTTTCTGGCCTCGGTGAATCAACCTGCCGCCGCAAGAACAGTGCAGCAACTCACCACCGCACCTACCACGCTGCTGTCCAACCCGCGCATTGGTGAGCGACTCGAAGAGTTTGCCCCCAGAGATGTACGCAGGATCCATGTCGGCCATTACGAGATGCGTTATGAGATAGTCGAATCGACTATCTACATGCTGCGCCTGTGGCACACCCGTGAGGACAGATAA
- the lptG gene encoding LPS export ABC transporter permease LptG, with translation MFGVLDRYIGKTIFNTIMATLFMLVSLSGIIKFVDQLRKTGQGEYTVLGAGLYTLLSVPKDIEIFFPMAALLGALLGLGALAQRSELVVMQASGFTRMQIAASVMKTAIPLVLLTMAIGEFVAPQGEQMARNFRAQQLVGGSLLSTQSGLWAKDGDNFVFIERIRDDSQLSGISIYSFDHDRRLQTVRYAASAKYNADKKLWELAQVDQSDLTDAQQIKGSQTLSGEWKTTLTPDKLGVVALDPGALSISGLYSYSKYLQQSGQMAGRYQLNMWSKIFQPLSVAVMMLMALSFIFGPLRSVSMGMRVITGISFGFLFYVLDQIFGPLSLVYNIPPVLGALLPSAAFFVLSVAMLIKRR, from the coding sequence ATGTTTGGCGTTCTTGACAGATATATCGGTAAAACGATTTTCAACACCATCATGGCAACGCTGTTTATGCTGGTGTCACTCTCCGGGATCATTAAGTTTGTCGATCAGCTGCGCAAAACCGGGCAGGGTGAATACACCGTACTGGGCGCCGGGCTGTACACGCTGCTCAGCGTGCCGAAAGATATCGAGATCTTCTTCCCGATGGCGGCGCTGCTCGGCGCGCTGCTCGGGCTGGGTGCGCTGGCGCAGCGCAGCGAGCTGGTGGTGATGCAGGCTTCCGGCTTTACCCGTATGCAGATTGCGGCATCGGTGATGAAAACCGCTATTCCACTGGTGCTGCTGACGATGGCCATCGGTGAATTTGTTGCCCCACAAGGGGAGCAAATGGCGCGTAACTTCCGCGCGCAGCAGCTGGTGGGCGGTTCGCTGCTCTCCACCCAGAGCGGGCTGTGGGCAAAAGATGGCGATAACTTCGTCTTTATCGAACGTATACGCGACGACAGCCAGCTTTCGGGTATCAGCATCTACAGTTTCGACCACGACCGCCGCCTTCAGACGGTGCGTTATGCCGCCTCGGCGAAATACAACGCGGATAAAAAACTGTGGGAGCTGGCGCAGGTCGATCAGTCCGATCTGACCGACGCGCAGCAGATTAAAGGCAGCCAGACGTTGAGCGGCGAGTGGAAAACCACGTTGACGCCGGACAAGCTGGGCGTGGTCGCACTCGACCCTGGGGCGTTATCCATCAGCGGCCTGTACAGCTATTCGAAATATTTGCAGCAGAGCGGCCAGATGGCAGGGCGCTATCAGCTCAATATGTGGAGCAAAATCTTCCAGCCGCTGTCGGTGGCGGTAATGATGCTGATGGCGCTGTCGTTTATTTTTGGGCCGTTGCGCAGCGTGTCGATGGGGATGCGTGTGATCACCGGTATCAGCTTTGGCTTCCTGTTCTACGTGCTGGATCAGATTTTCGGCCCGCTAAGCCTGGTCTACAATATTCCACCTGTCCTCGGCGCGTTGCTGCCCAGCGCGGCGTTTTTCGTGCTTAGCGTGGCGATGCTGATTAAACGGCGGTAG
- a CDS encoding helicase HerA-like C-terminal domain-containing protein codes for MTEPLLIAQTPEHSLHLLPAMANRHGLITGATGTGKTVTLQKLAESFSNIGVPVFMADVKGDLTGIAEEGVASEKLLARLAKNGVKDWKVQANPVVLWDIFGERGHPVRAMVSDLGPLMLARLLNLNEVQSGVLHIIFRVADDRGLLLLDFKDLRATTQYIGENAKSFQNQYGNISSASVGAIQRGLLALEQQGAEYFFGEPMLDIKDWMRTDANGKGVINILAAEKLYQMPKLYATSLLWLLSELYEQLPEAGDLDKPKLVFFFDEAHLLFADAPAVLLDKIEQVIRLIRSKGVGVYFVSQNPADIPDAVLGQLGNRVQHALRAFTPKDQKAVKVAAQTMRANPAFDTVSAIQELGTGEALVSFLDEKGSPSMVQRASVIAPGSRMGPVSDDERNGLINHSPLSGKYEEAADRESAYELLQQGVQAASEQAEAPAAKGDAALDSGILGGLKDILFGSTGPRGGKRDGVVQNVAKSAARQIGQQIIRGVLGSIMGGRKK; via the coding sequence ATGACCGAGCCGCTGCTGATTGCGCAAACACCTGAACACTCTCTGCATCTGCTGCCTGCTATGGCCAACCGCCACGGGCTGATCACCGGGGCAACCGGTACCGGCAAGACCGTGACGCTGCAAAAGCTGGCGGAAAGTTTTTCCAACATTGGCGTACCGGTGTTTATGGCCGATGTGAAAGGCGACCTGACCGGCATTGCCGAAGAGGGCGTGGCGTCTGAAAAGCTGCTCGCCCGGCTGGCTAAGAACGGCGTGAAAGACTGGAAAGTTCAGGCCAACCCGGTAGTACTGTGGGATATTTTCGGCGAACGCGGTCATCCGGTGCGTGCCATGGTTTCCGACCTCGGGCCGCTGATGCTGGCGCGTCTGCTTAACCTCAATGAGGTACAGAGCGGCGTGCTGCACATCATCTTCCGCGTGGCGGACGATCGGGGCCTGCTGCTGCTCGACTTCAAAGATCTGCGCGCCACTACCCAGTACATCGGAGAAAATGCCAAATCCTTCCAGAACCAGTATGGCAATATCAGCAGCGCCTCGGTGGGGGCCATTCAGCGCGGCCTGCTGGCGCTGGAACAGCAGGGAGCCGAGTACTTCTTTGGTGAGCCGATGCTGGATATCAAAGACTGGATGCGCACCGATGCCAACGGCAAAGGAGTTATCAATATCCTTGCCGCCGAAAAGCTGTATCAAATGCCAAAGCTGTACGCCACCAGCCTGTTGTGGCTGCTGTCCGAACTGTACGAGCAGCTGCCGGAAGCGGGCGATTTGGATAAGCCAAAGCTGGTGTTCTTCTTTGATGAGGCGCATTTGCTGTTTGCGGATGCCCCGGCGGTGCTGCTGGATAAGATAGAACAGGTGATCCGCCTGATCCGTTCAAAAGGTGTCGGCGTTTATTTTGTCTCGCAGAACCCGGCGGATATCCCGGACGCGGTGCTCGGCCAGCTCGGCAACCGCGTGCAGCATGCGCTACGCGCCTTTACGCCGAAGGATCAAAAGGCGGTGAAAGTGGCAGCGCAGACCATGCGCGCCAACCCGGCGTTTGATACCGTCAGCGCCATTCAGGAGCTGGGGACCGGCGAAGCGCTGGTGTCGTTCCTGGATGAAAAGGGCAGTCCATCGATGGTGCAGCGCGCCTCGGTTATTGCCCCCGGTTCGCGTATGGGGCCGGTCAGCGATGACGAGCGCAACGGGCTGATCAATCACTCGCCGCTGTCGGGAAAATACGAGGAGGCGGCTGACCGCGAGTCGGCTTACGAACTGTTGCAGCAGGGCGTACAGGCCGCCAGCGAACAGGCAGAGGCTCCGGCAGCAAAAGGCGATGCGGCGCTGGATAGCGGAATTCTCGGCGGCCTGAAGGATATCCTTTTTGGCAGCACCGGGCCACGCGGTGGCAAGCGCGACGGCGTGGTACAAAACGTGGCGAAAAGTGCCGCCAGACAGATCGGCCAGCAAATTATTCGTGGTGTGCTGGGCAGTATTATGGGCGGTCGTAAGAAGTAA
- a CDS encoding DUF445 domain-containing protein, protein MDQETELRRAKRLPLLLLMLAALLFIFTVLWPVYAAPNLWISGLKAVAEASMVGALADWFAVSALFRHVPIPLAARHTAIISKNQEKIADNLALFVQDKFLNGESLLALIRRHDPAQLIARWLSAPENAARLSGYLLKMMRGFLDLADDQRIQSLMRRAIHRAIDKVDLSQSMAVILESLTKNNRHQQLLDDALAQVLQLVNKPATHEFIAHQVVRWLKREHPLKEKMLPTEWLGEKSAALAADAVQSILNDIENDSGHQLRQGFNRAVQRLIERLRNDPEMQTKAEEIKTYLKQDEALNGYISQLWGDLRGWLKEDLNREDSLLHAKVSAAGQWFGDTLLQDESLRASLNQHMEEAASSVAPEFSAFLSDHIRHTVKSWDAKEMSRQIELNIGKELQYIRISGTLVGATIGLILYLLSLLPLVL, encoded by the coding sequence ATGGATCAAGAAACTGAACTGCGGCGGGCAAAGCGCCTGCCGTTGCTGTTACTGATGCTGGCAGCGCTGCTATTTATCTTCACCGTGCTCTGGCCGGTCTATGCAGCGCCGAACCTGTGGATTTCCGGGCTGAAGGCGGTGGCGGAAGCGTCGATGGTCGGGGCCTTAGCCGACTGGTTCGCCGTCAGCGCGCTGTTTCGCCATGTGCCGATCCCGCTGGCGGCGCGTCATACGGCGATTATCTCGAAGAATCAGGAGAAGATCGCCGACAACCTCGCGCTGTTCGTGCAGGATAAGTTCCTCAACGGCGAGTCGCTGCTGGCACTGATCCGCCGTCACGATCCGGCGCAGCTTATTGCCCGCTGGCTGAGCGCTCCGGAAAATGCCGCCCGCCTGAGCGGCTATCTGCTGAAGATGATGCGTGGTTTTCTTGATCTTGCTGACGACCAGCGTATTCAGAGCCTGATGCGGCGGGCCATCCACCGGGCGATCGATAAGGTCGATCTCAGCCAGTCGATGGCGGTGATCCTCGAGAGCCTGACGAAAAATAACCGCCATCAGCAGCTGCTGGACGATGCGCTGGCTCAGGTGCTACAGCTGGTCAATAAGCCGGCCACCCATGAGTTTATCGCGCATCAGGTGGTACGCTGGCTGAAGCGTGAACATCCCCTGAAAGAAAAAATGCTGCCTACCGAGTGGCTGGGCGAGAAAAGCGCCGCGCTGGCGGCGGATGCGGTGCAGTCAATCCTGAACGATATCGAAAATGATAGCGGCCACCAGCTGCGCCAGGGATTTAATCGTGCGGTGCAGCGATTGATCGAACGGCTGCGTAACGACCCGGAGATGCAGACGAAAGCCGAAGAGATCAAAACGTATCTCAAGCAGGATGAGGCGCTGAACGGTTATATCAGCCAGCTTTGGGGCGATCTGCGCGGCTGGCTGAAAGAGGATCTTAACCGCGAGGACTCGCTGCTGCATGCGAAGGTCAGCGCCGCCGGTCAGTGGTTTGGCGATACGCTGTTACAGGATGAGTCGCTGCGCGCCTCACTGAATCAGCATATGGAAGAGGCCGCGAGCAGCGTCGCGCCTGAATTCTCAGCATTTCTTAGCGACCATATCAGGCACACGGTGAAAAGCTGGGACGCCAAAGAGATGTCACGTCAGATCGAGCTGAATATCGGCAAGGAATTGCAGTATATCCGCATCAGCGGCACGCTGGTGGGGGCAACAATCGGGTTGATTCTCTACCTGCTGTCGCTGTTGCCGCTGGTGCTGTAA